From Kineosporia succinea, the proteins below share one genomic window:
- a CDS encoding Maf family protein, translating into MSTHIPLTLASASPARLATLRAAGIEPSVRVSTVDEPAVLERTGVTDPEDVSLLLARAKAEDVAAAQQREWYDSDEDDDSVPAPSLVLGCDSVLDLDGVALGKPADAADATRRWKEMRGRSGKLCTGHWLVDLRDEDEGGTGGTLGAVSVTTVHFAKLTDAEIEAYVATGEPLAVAGAFTVDGIGGAFVSGIEGDYHGVVGVSLPLLRDLTKELGVSWPSLWTPRS; encoded by the coding sequence GTGAGCACTCATATCCCCCTGACCCTCGCCTCTGCCTCCCCCGCCCGGCTGGCCACGCTGCGGGCGGCCGGGATCGAGCCGTCGGTGCGGGTGTCGACGGTCGACGAGCCGGCGGTGCTCGAGCGCACCGGGGTCACCGATCCGGAAGACGTCTCGCTGCTGCTGGCCCGGGCCAAGGCCGAAGACGTGGCCGCCGCCCAGCAGCGGGAGTGGTACGACTCCGACGAGGACGACGACAGCGTCCCCGCCCCCAGCCTGGTGCTCGGCTGCGACTCGGTTCTCGACCTGGACGGGGTCGCCCTGGGCAAGCCGGCCGACGCGGCGGACGCGACGCGGCGCTGGAAGGAGATGCGCGGTCGCAGCGGCAAGCTGTGCACCGGGCACTGGCTCGTCGACCTGCGCGACGAGGACGAGGGCGGCACCGGTGGAACGCTGGGCGCGGTCTCGGTGACCACCGTGCACTTCGCCAAGCTCACCGACGCCGAGATCGAGGCCTACGTGGCCACCGGCGAACCGCTCGCGGTGGCGGGGGCCTTCACGGTGGACGGAATCGGCGGCGCGTTCGTCAGCGGCATCGAGGGCGACTACCACGGTGTGGTCGGGGTGTCGCTGCCGCTGCTGCGCGACCTGACGAAGGAACTGGGCGTGTCCTGGCCGTCGCTCTGGACGCCTCGCTCCTGA
- a CDS encoding acyl-CoA carboxylase epsilon subunit, which produces MAERGDVTGTSDVTAPVLRLVRGDATAEEVAALVAALGAVRDAGVASAGDAAGAPALTAHGRTPRSGWRDRSALVRRPLSPGPGAWRASGFAR; this is translated from the coding sequence ATGGCTGAGCGGGGCGACGTGACCGGGACGAGCGACGTGACGGCGCCGGTTCTGCGGCTCGTGCGGGGTGACGCGACGGCAGAAGAGGTCGCGGCTCTGGTGGCCGCACTCGGGGCGGTGCGGGACGCCGGGGTGGCTTCGGCGGGTGACGCTGCGGGGGCTCCTGCTCTCACGGCTCACGGGCGGACGCCCCGGTCGGGTTGGCGCGATCGTTCGGCCCTGGTGCGCCGGCCCTTGTCACCCGGGCCGGGTGCCTGGCGGGCCTCCGGGTTCGCCCGGTAG
- a CDS encoding endonuclease/exonuclease/phosphatase family protein: protein MRAEREAAERALTGEQPQHPQGSPGTGEHPQYSSHTGPQPHYGTGEQPVRPATGPQPTHHTGPQPHRTGPQPTGRQQGGQPGDQQSNRPGNWFDQPGSVGRRRGRPNVSDRLGNNPAGRGTPSAPGSPTGPGDPGTPVTPNSPGHRPPGAVGTGAPDRPKAPAPWDDPEPDGNAGRRPERGPLEERFPARPTGSLPVDRTDRNDRTDRNDRADRNDRADRTARATPERDAEALLGAPGRPSSAGPPTRSAAAPASGRAPRFPADELDDEHEDDHDEPDRPTNPRRRRHVGLWLTAIALLLGLWTATMFVDSASPFVTVPAGLVPLVTICALPVIAIGVGGKHFVSTGIAAVAALLPWAMVAGYASSRDVPAGTTATVRVMTVDGAHGQADAEDVVAAVNSYAADVVVVTGLSTALAHDLSTAGLGRVAPPLWADVTGSQTDGVGVWSRLQITDLKAVDGFAKPAVSGVLEVKDAKVGLTVAQMAGGALLPGRDWRSDLTKLSQQKVEGAETGSFLVGNLNLSPWQPAYRMFEKAGWEDAADVAGKGLRPTWPSWSPLPVTPADHLLVDTRIGVSAAATVNIGGSSHRALVASLEIPAG from the coding sequence TTGCGTGCGGAGCGTGAAGCCGCCGAACGCGCCCTCACCGGCGAGCAGCCGCAGCATCCGCAGGGCTCACCCGGCACCGGTGAACACCCTCAGTACTCGTCGCACACCGGCCCCCAGCCCCACTACGGCACCGGCGAGCAGCCGGTCCGCCCGGCCACCGGGCCGCAGCCGACCCATCACACCGGTCCCCAGCCACACCGCACCGGCCCCCAGCCGACCGGCCGGCAGCAAGGCGGCCAACCGGGCGACCAGCAGAGCAACCGGCCCGGCAACTGGTTCGACCAGCCCGGCAGCGTCGGCCGCCGCCGAGGGCGTCCCAACGTGTCCGACCGGCTGGGCAACAACCCCGCGGGCCGCGGAACCCCGTCCGCCCCGGGTTCTCCCACCGGTCCCGGCGACCCGGGCACCCCCGTGACCCCGAACTCCCCCGGCCACCGCCCGCCTGGCGCCGTCGGCACCGGGGCCCCGGACCGTCCCAAGGCACCGGCCCCCTGGGACGACCCCGAACCGGACGGCAACGCCGGCCGCCGCCCCGAGCGGGGCCCGCTGGAAGAACGCTTCCCGGCCCGCCCCACCGGCAGCCTGCCCGTGGACCGAACCGACCGGAACGACCGAACCGACCGGAACGACCGCGCAGACCGGAACGACCGCGCAGACCGCACCGCCCGGGCCACCCCGGAACGGGATGCCGAGGCACTGCTCGGTGCCCCGGGGCGTCCCTCATCGGCCGGGCCCCCCACGAGATCGGCCGCCGCACCCGCGTCAGGACGCGCCCCCCGCTTCCCCGCCGACGAGCTCGACGACGAGCACGAGGACGACCACGACGAACCCGACCGCCCCACCAATCCCCGTCGGCGCCGCCACGTCGGCCTCTGGCTGACCGCGATCGCCCTGCTCCTGGGGCTGTGGACCGCCACGATGTTCGTCGACTCGGCCTCCCCGTTCGTCACCGTGCCCGCCGGCCTGGTGCCCCTCGTCACCATCTGCGCCCTGCCGGTGATCGCGATCGGCGTGGGCGGCAAGCACTTCGTCTCCACCGGGATCGCGGCCGTCGCCGCCCTGCTGCCCTGGGCGATGGTGGCGGGCTACGCCTCGTCGCGTGACGTCCCCGCCGGGACCACGGCCACCGTGCGCGTCATGACCGTCGACGGTGCCCACGGGCAGGCCGACGCGGAGGACGTGGTGGCAGCGGTCAACTCGTACGCCGCCGACGTGGTGGTCGTCACCGGCCTGAGCACGGCCCTGGCGCACGACCTGAGCACGGCCGGTCTGGGCCGGGTCGCACCCCCGCTGTGGGCAGACGTCACCGGCAGCCAGACCGACGGGGTCGGGGTGTGGAGCCGCCTGCAGATCACCGACCTGAAGGCGGTCGACGGCTTCGCCAAGCCCGCCGTGAGCGGTGTGCTGGAGGTGAAGGACGCGAAGGTCGGCCTGACCGTCGCCCAGATGGCCGGGGGTGCGCTGCTGCCCGGCCGGGACTGGCGCTCGGACCTGACCAAGCTCTCGCAGCAGAAGGTGGAGGGCGCCGAGACCGGGTCGTTCCTGGTCGGCAACCTCAACCTGTCGCCGTGGCAGCCGGCCTACCGGATGTTCGAGAAGGCGGGCTGGGAAGACGCCGCGGACGTGGCGGGCAAGGGGCTGCGCCCGACCTGGCCGTCGTGGTCGCCGCTGCCGGTCACCCCGGCCGACCATCTGCTGGTGGACACCAGGATCGGTGTGAGCGCGGCCGCGACGGTGAACATCGGGGGCAGCTCGCACCGGGCGCTCGTAGCGTCCCTGGAGATACCGGCCGGCTGA
- a CDS encoding adenylate/guanylate cyclase domain-containing protein, with protein MTYRDKFTSELLGGPWTLRRREVAKRVGVSLLSARKLWRALGFPGVDDEEVAFNDTDRQALERFVGLVRHDLIDEETAIACARALGQTTDRLVAWQIEAMLEFLAERSPSGVPEDPVKLIEQLTPELEELLLYSFRRSLVAAIGRFDASSGRPADAVTVCFADLVSYTRLSRRLPRRELSRLVQRFEGLASDVVTAGGGRVIKTVGDEVLFIAPEARTGALIALSISARMADDDVVPDVRVGMVHGPVLRSLGDVYGTTVNLASRLTSLAEPGTVVTDPGTAKALEDHPGIELVAQRPRLVRGFGQVQPLLVAPMGISDELITVD; from the coding sequence ATGACCTATCGGGACAAGTTCACCTCGGAACTGCTGGGCGGCCCCTGGACGCTGCGCAGACGAGAGGTGGCCAAGCGCGTCGGCGTCTCGTTGCTGTCGGCGCGCAAGCTGTGGCGGGCACTGGGTTTTCCCGGGGTCGACGACGAGGAGGTGGCGTTCAACGACACCGACCGTCAGGCCCTCGAGCGGTTCGTGGGGCTGGTGCGGCACGACCTGATCGACGAGGAGACCGCGATCGCCTGCGCCCGCGCCCTGGGCCAGACCACCGATCGTCTGGTCGCCTGGCAGATCGAGGCGATGCTCGAGTTCCTCGCCGAACGCAGTCCCAGCGGTGTCCCGGAAGACCCGGTGAAGCTGATCGAGCAGCTCACCCCCGAACTCGAAGAACTGCTGCTCTACTCGTTCCGGCGTTCGCTGGTGGCCGCGATCGGGCGTTTCGACGCCTCGTCGGGCCGGCCCGCGGACGCCGTGACGGTGTGTTTCGCGGACCTCGTCTCGTACACGCGTCTCTCGCGTCGCCTCCCGCGCCGTGAACTCTCCCGTCTCGTCCAGCGCTTCGAGGGGCTCGCGTCCGACGTGGTCACCGCGGGCGGTGGACGCGTGATCAAGACGGTGGGCGACGAGGTCCTGTTCATCGCACCGGAGGCGCGCACCGGCGCTCTGATCGCGCTGTCGATCTCGGCGCGGATGGCCGACGACGACGTGGTGCCCGACGTCCGGGTCGGCATGGTGCACGGCCCGGTGCTGCGCAGTCTGGGCGACGTCTACGGCACCACCGTGAACCTCGCGAGCCGTCTCACGTCACTTGCGGAACCCGGAACGGTCGTCACCGATCCGGGCACCGCCAAGGCTCTGGAAGATCATCCGGGCATCGAGCTGGTCGCCCAGCGTCCGCGGCTGGTGCGCGGGTTCGGGCAGGTTCAGCCGTTGCTGGTGGCGCCGATGGGGATCAGCGACGAACTGATCACGGTCGACTGA
- a CDS encoding acyl-CoA carboxylase subunit beta — translation MADAVPEPVGPDVHTTAGKLADFHRRVDEAVHAGSARAVEKQHAKGKQTARERLLALLDEGSFVELDELARHRSTAFGVERNRPYGDGVITGHGTIDGRQVCVFSQDVTVFGGSLGEVYGEKIVKVQQMAVRTGVPLIGINEGGGARIQEGVVSLGLYGEIFANHVRASGVIPQISLIMGAAAGGHVYGPALTDFVVMVDQTSHMFITGPDVIRTVTGEEVTFEELGGARTHNTLSGNAHYLGTDEPDALEYVRALVSYLPDNNLSDPPVLGSAQDSFEVDDELDAFVPDSPNQPYDMHTVITHLLDDGEFLEVHALFAPNIVVGFGRVEGAPVGVVANQPMQFAGCLDINASEKAARFVRTCDAFNIPVLTLVDVPGFLPGTDQEWNGIIRRGAKLIYAYAEATVPLVTVITRKAYGGAYDVMGSKHLGADINLAWPTAQIAVMGAQGAVNILYRNEIKRVMSEGGDVEEARQSFVTDYEDTLANPYVAAERGYVDAVIQPGRTREHVVRSLRALRTKREPTLPKKHGNIPL, via the coding sequence ATGGCAGACGCGGTTCCTGAACCTGTTGGGCCTGATGTTCACACCACGGCCGGCAAGCTGGCCGACTTCCACCGCCGGGTCGACGAGGCGGTGCACGCCGGGTCGGCGCGGGCCGTGGAGAAGCAGCACGCGAAGGGCAAGCAGACCGCACGCGAGCGACTTCTCGCTCTGCTCGACGAAGGCTCGTTCGTGGAGCTCGACGAGCTGGCCCGGCACCGGTCCACGGCGTTCGGGGTCGAGCGCAACCGGCCCTACGGCGACGGGGTGATCACCGGCCACGGCACGATCGACGGCCGCCAGGTCTGCGTGTTCAGCCAGGACGTAACGGTTTTCGGCGGTTCGCTGGGTGAGGTCTACGGCGAGAAGATCGTCAAGGTGCAGCAGATGGCCGTGCGCACCGGCGTGCCGCTGATCGGCATCAACGAGGGCGGGGGCGCGCGCATCCAGGAGGGTGTGGTGTCGCTCGGGCTCTACGGCGAGATCTTCGCGAACCACGTGCGCGCGTCCGGCGTGATCCCGCAGATCTCGCTGATCATGGGGGCGGCCGCGGGCGGTCACGTGTACGGGCCGGCGCTCACCGACTTCGTGGTCATGGTCGACCAGACGTCGCACATGTTCATCACCGGGCCCGACGTGATCCGCACGGTCACGGGTGAAGAAGTCACGTTCGAGGAGCTCGGCGGGGCACGCACCCACAACACGCTCTCGGGCAACGCGCACTACCTGGGCACCGACGAGCCCGACGCCCTGGAGTACGTGCGGGCGCTGGTGTCGTACCTGCCCGACAACAACCTGTCCGACCCTCCCGTGCTCGGTTCCGCCCAGGACTCGTTCGAGGTCGACGACGAGCTGGACGCGTTCGTCCCGGACTCGCCGAACCAGCCCTACGACATGCACACGGTGATCACGCACCTGCTCGACGACGGCGAGTTCCTCGAGGTGCACGCCCTGTTCGCGCCGAACATCGTGGTCGGGTTCGGCCGGGTCGAGGGCGCTCCGGTCGGCGTGGTGGCGAACCAGCCGATGCAGTTCGCGGGCTGCCTCGACATCAACGCCTCGGAGAAGGCCGCCCGCTTCGTGCGCACCTGCGACGCGTTCAACATCCCCGTGCTCACGCTGGTCGACGTGCCCGGCTTCCTGCCCGGCACCGACCAGGAGTGGAACGGCATCATCCGGCGCGGGGCCAAGCTGATCTACGCCTACGCCGAGGCCACGGTGCCGCTGGTCACGGTGATCACGCGCAAGGCCTACGGCGGGGCGTACGACGTGATGGGCTCCAAGCACCTGGGCGCCGACATCAACCTGGCCTGGCCCACGGCGCAGATCGCGGTGATGGGGGCACAGGGAGCGGTGAACATCCTGTACCGCAACGAGATCAAGCGGGTGATGAGCGAGGGCGGTGACGTCGAGGAGGCCCGGCAGTCGTTCGTCACCGACTACGAGGACACGCTGGCCAACCCCTACGTCGCGGCCGAGCGAGGGTACGTCGACGCGGTGATCCAGCCCGGGCGCACACGGGAACACGTCGTGCGCTCATTGCGGGCACTGCGCACCAAACGAGAGCCGACGCTGCCCAAGAAGCACGGTAATATCCCGTTGTGA
- a CDS encoding GtrA family protein gives MAADSLVSRLTKSVDHLYREVVKFGAVGGIAFVVDTGVFNLLLHSSASEALGLAHKPLTAKTISVLVATIVAWLGNRYWTFRHRRRASRRREFVLFLVMNGAGLAIALACLGFSRYILGLESPLADNISGNVIGLVLGTLFRFWAYRTFVFTDDHVHTPEDPTPPGTPEAIAEDLAEEHARERHPEQVDLAARREHPTPR, from the coding sequence ATGGCTGCCGATTCACTTGTGTCCCGACTGACCAAGTCGGTCGACCACCTGTACCGCGAGGTGGTGAAGTTCGGTGCCGTCGGCGGTATCGCGTTCGTGGTCGACACCGGTGTCTTCAACCTGCTGCTGCACAGCTCGGCCAGTGAGGCCCTGGGCCTGGCGCACAAGCCGCTGACCGCCAAGACCATCTCGGTGCTGGTCGCCACGATCGTCGCCTGGCTGGGCAACCGGTACTGGACCTTCCGCCACCGCCGGCGTGCCTCCCGGCGCCGCGAGTTCGTGCTCTTCCTGGTGATGAACGGGGCGGGTCTGGCGATCGCGCTGGCCTGCCTGGGCTTCTCCCGCTACATCCTGGGCCTCGAGTCGCCGCTGGCCGACAACATCTCCGGCAACGTGATCGGCCTGGTCCTGGGCACGCTGTTCCGGTTCTGGGCCTACCGCACGTTCGTCTTCACCGACGACCACGTGCACACCCCCGAAGACCCGACACCTCCGGGCACGCCCGAGGCGATCGCCGAGGACCTGGCCGAGGAGCACGCCCGGGAACGGCACCCCGAGCAGGTCGATCTGGCCGCCCGCCGGGAGCACCCGACCCCGAGGTAG
- a CDS encoding EAL domain-containing protein translates to MGVSRQSDRRAVVAPARRDQPHSDAETAGRDAVIDIVAMIPTAPERLGAQSATKPPNLPATPGPPRKPADTDVTERDDVPDGETFLAGPVTNATSTDLPQPVRRAPSAAPRPTAGPSEPPAATSRPWGLLISLAQVAVIIAVIAGVMPLTPPDARTSLAVAGPFVLLCTALSLLRSARGEVVSPIVSQAWWVLGAAYAAMAVAVAWWASTGTEHPGPVLAAVTLGRIGQVTGVLMLLRARSPRWASGDGLDAVVVVAGATAFGVVALELVLTYRTGDALGGSVFSWLPLLVDVVIFVLAVTTMAATSRPLRSQLHWLAVGLIAVTVADLLSFRVSGGPALVTALTPHSSAPVGAGLLALLGHATVGWGAAAGPGGARSTRVVRVCHLARLLPGPRGDGPAMLVVTGCAVLVAVSLVVPGAPRIGAGIALVCLVAAVFRTREVLRADRAQGLATGSWHTDALTGLADRRALAEALAGPITGGTAPGRAGTGLLLVDLDNFKDVNEALGHQTGDRLLTAVGARLRGTLRPGQMLARLGSDEFAVLLPGAGPHEAQLIATRLQEALLRPFDVGGSRLHVAASIGIASTAGPGAAVGTDAQADLLRRADVALHQAQRTRTGQALYDPAGDDGSERLRRTGELRQALARGDIEVHVQPQVDLRTGRIIGAEALARWRHPHDGVLLPAAFLPLAEHTGLAKPMTALVLERALAACASWWREGYRIPVSVNLSPDDLRDEELPGRVWAALHRQSLPAEALRVEITEQSLMTDPETASELLRRWRADGLSVSIDDFGTGYSSLSYLRQLEVDEVKIDQAFVADMARKNTVTIVSHTIRMAHDLKARVVAEGIEDVSTARQLAELGCDFGQGLLYGGAMPAPEFLVRLRAVPALSAEHPRLP, encoded by the coding sequence ATGGGCGTGTCCAGGCAGAGCGACAGGCGTGCCGTCGTCGCGCCCGCCCGTCGCGACCAGCCCCATTCTGACGCCGAAACTGCTGGTCGCGACGCAGTTATCGACATCGTGGCGATGATCCCGACCGCACCGGAGCGACTGGGTGCGCAGAGCGCGACCAAGCCGCCGAACCTGCCCGCCACGCCCGGCCCACCGCGAAAGCCGGCTGACACCGATGTCACTGAGCGCGACGATGTGCCCGATGGGGAGACATTTCTGGCCGGTCCGGTGACGAACGCGACCAGCACCGACCTTCCTCAGCCGGTGCGCCGTGCCCCCTCCGCAGCCCCCCGCCCCACGGCCGGGCCGTCCGAGCCCCCGGCCGCGACGTCCCGTCCCTGGGGCCTGCTCATCTCGCTCGCCCAGGTCGCCGTGATCATCGCGGTGATCGCCGGGGTCATGCCCCTCACCCCGCCCGACGCCCGCACCTCGCTGGCTGTCGCGGGTCCGTTCGTGCTGCTCTGCACCGCCCTGTCCCTGCTGCGCAGCGCCCGCGGCGAAGTGGTCTCGCCGATCGTGTCCCAGGCCTGGTGGGTGCTCGGCGCCGCCTACGCCGCGATGGCGGTGGCCGTGGCCTGGTGGGCCTCGACCGGCACCGAGCACCCGGGCCCGGTCCTGGCCGCCGTCACGCTCGGCCGCATCGGGCAGGTGACGGGCGTGCTCATGCTGCTGCGCGCCCGCTCACCACGCTGGGCCAGCGGCGACGGTCTCGACGCCGTCGTGGTCGTCGCCGGCGCCACCGCGTTCGGCGTGGTCGCGCTCGAGCTGGTGCTGACCTACCGCACCGGCGACGCACTGGGCGGCAGCGTGTTCTCCTGGCTGCCGCTGCTCGTCGACGTGGTGATCTTCGTGCTCGCGGTCACGACGATGGCCGCGACGAGCCGTCCCCTGCGCTCGCAGCTGCACTGGCTGGCGGTGGGCCTGATCGCCGTCACGGTCGCCGACCTGCTGAGCTTCCGGGTGAGCGGCGGCCCGGCGCTGGTCACGGCCCTCACCCCGCACTCGTCGGCGCCGGTCGGGGCCGGGCTGCTGGCCCTGCTCGGGCACGCCACCGTGGGCTGGGGCGCCGCCGCCGGGCCGGGCGGGGCCCGCTCGACCCGGGTGGTCCGCGTCTGCCACCTGGCCCGGCTGCTGCCCGGCCCCCGGGGTGACGGCCCGGCCATGCTCGTCGTGACCGGCTGCGCCGTGCTCGTGGCGGTGTCGCTGGTGGTGCCCGGAGCCCCGCGGATCGGGGCCGGGATCGCCCTGGTCTGCCTGGTGGCGGCCGTCTTCCGCACCCGCGAGGTGCTGCGGGCCGACCGGGCGCAGGGCCTGGCCACCGGAAGCTGGCACACCGACGCACTGACCGGTCTGGCCGACCGCCGGGCCCTCGCCGAGGCGCTGGCCGGCCCGATCACCGGCGGCACGGCGCCCGGCCGGGCGGGCACCGGGCTGCTGCTCGTCGACCTGGACAACTTCAAGGACGTCAACGAGGCCCTCGGGCACCAGACCGGCGACCGCCTGCTCACCGCCGTCGGCGCCCGGCTGCGCGGCACACTGCGGCCCGGGCAGATGCTCGCCCGGCTGGGCAGCGACGAGTTCGCCGTGCTGCTGCCGGGCGCCGGGCCGCACGAGGCCCAGCTGATCGCGACCCGGCTGCAGGAGGCGCTGCTGCGGCCCTTCGACGTCGGCGGGTCACGGCTGCACGTGGCGGCCAGCATCGGGATCGCGAGCACGGCCGGCCCGGGCGCCGCGGTCGGCACCGACGCCCAGGCCGATCTGCTGCGCCGCGCCGACGTGGCCCTGCACCAGGCCCAGCGCACCCGCACCGGGCAGGCCCTCTACGACCCGGCCGGCGACGACGGCAGCGAGCGCCTGCGCCGCACCGGCGAGCTGCGTCAGGCCCTGGCCCGCGGCGACATCGAGGTGCACGTCCAGCCCCAGGTCGATCTGCGCACCGGCCGGATCATCGGCGCCGAGGCCCTGGCCCGCTGGCGTCACCCGCACGACGGGGTGCTGCTGCCCGCCGCCTTCCTGCCGCTGGCCGAGCACACCGGTCTGGCCAAGCCGATGACCGCCCTGGTGCTCGAGCGGGCGCTCGCGGCCTGCGCGTCGTGGTGGCGCGAGGGCTACCGGATCCCGGTGAGCGTGAACCTGAGCCCCGACGACCTGCGGGACGAGGAGCTGCCCGGCCGGGTCTGGGCGGCGCTGCACCGGCAGTCGCTGCCGGCCGAGGCGCTACGGGTGGAGATCACCGAGCAGTCGCTGATGACCGATCCGGAAACCGCGTCCGAGCTGCTGCGGCGCTGGCGGGCGGACGGGCTCTCGGTGTCGATCGACGACTTCGGCACCGGGTACTCGTCGCTGTCGTACCTGCGGCAGCTGGAGGTCGACGAGGTGAAGATCGACCAGGCCTTCGTGGCGGACATGGCCCGGAAGAACACCGTGACGATCGTGTCGCACACCATCCGGATGGCCCACGATCTGAAGGCCCGGGTGGTGGCCGAGGGCATCGAAGACGTCTCGACCGCCCGGCAGCTCGCCGAGCTCGGCTGCGACTTCGGTCAGGGCCTGCTCTACGGGGGTGCGATGCCGGCGCCGGAGTTCCTCGTCCGGTTACGCGCAGTACCCGCACTGTCGGCGGAGCACCCGCGGCTTCCATGA
- a CDS encoding PH domain-containing protein, with product MGFPTRLLAEDEQLVLVLRRHIKVMAWPILLFILLLALIGATFLLGQPIVTIIAAGVGLLIALKWVFWPFMVWWNEIYVITTKRLILRRGVLNRSGHDMPLTRLNDVSFEHGLIDRMFGCGSLMVETASESGQLILTDIPKVELVQRTLHELADDARGYDGRPLDDSIARDLDEAFGDEYRGPATADTPEDHGRH from the coding sequence ATGGGTTTCCCGACGCGTCTGCTGGCCGAGGACGAACAGCTCGTTCTCGTGCTCCGCCGCCACATCAAGGTCATGGCCTGGCCGATCCTGCTGTTCATCCTCCTGCTCGCCCTGATCGGCGCGACGTTCCTGCTGGGGCAGCCGATCGTCACGATCATCGCCGCTGGCGTGGGCCTGCTCATCGCCCTCAAATGGGTGTTCTGGCCGTTCATGGTGTGGTGGAACGAGATCTACGTGATCACCACCAAGCGGCTGATCCTGCGTCGTGGTGTGCTCAACCGCTCCGGTCACGACATGCCCCTGACCCGGCTCAACGACGTCTCGTTCGAGCACGGGCTGATCGACCGGATGTTCGGCTGCGGCAGTCTCATGGTCGAGACCGCCAGCGAGTCCGGTCAGCTGATCCTCACCGACATCCCGAAGGTCGAGCTGGTGCAGCGCACGCTGCACGAACTCGCCGACGACGCACGCGGTTACGACGGGCGCCCCCTCGACGACTCGATCGCCCGCGACCTCGACGAGGCCTTCGGCGACGAGTACCGCGGCCCGGCCACGGCCGACACACCGGAAGACCATGGACGCCACTAA
- a CDS encoding biotin--[acetyl-CoA-carboxylase] ligase: MQPGEDLAQGTPWADLDRPPLRQSTLRAALTGPEKHWRTLDVVAQTGSTNADLLERARQGEPHGAVLVADSQSAGRGRLGREWVSPPRSGLAVSVLVRPQVSKDHWGWLSLLTGVVVTDALIRVCGLPATLKWPNDVLLPATPKARKNGYAGDHLKVAGILAEATGDAVVIGIGLNVTQTREELPVPTATSLVLEGSATTDRDTVLRAVLRALARRLEEFEENGPAGTAATYRERCSTIGRDVRAELPGGVSRTGTADGVDDHGRLLLLTPDGACSPLSAADVVHIRNPETA; encoded by the coding sequence ATGCAGCCAGGTGAGGATTTAGCGCAGGGCACCCCGTGGGCCGACCTCGACCGGCCGCCCCTGCGGCAGTCCACGCTCCGGGCCGCGCTCACCGGGCCCGAGAAGCACTGGCGCACGCTCGACGTCGTCGCGCAGACCGGATCCACCAATGCCGACCTGCTCGAACGGGCCCGGCAGGGAGAGCCGCACGGAGCCGTCCTGGTCGCCGACAGCCAGAGCGCGGGCCGGGGCCGGCTGGGCCGCGAGTGGGTGAGCCCTCCTCGCAGCGGCCTGGCCGTTTCCGTGCTGGTCCGCCCCCAGGTCTCCAAGGACCACTGGGGCTGGCTCAGCCTCCTCACCGGTGTCGTCGTCACCGACGCCCTGATCCGCGTCTGCGGCCTCCCCGCCACGCTCAAGTGGCCCAACGACGTCCTCCTGCCCGCGACGCCGAAAGCCCGGAAGAACGGCTACGCGGGCGACCACCTCAAGGTCGCGGGCATCCTCGCCGAAGCGACCGGCGATGCGGTCGTCATCGGGATCGGACTCAACGTGACCCAAACGCGGGAAGAGCTCCCCGTGCCGACCGCGACGTCCCTCGTTCTCGAAGGTTCGGCCACCACCGACCGCGACACCGTGTTGCGCGCGGTGCTCAGGGCACTGGCCCGGCGTCTGGAGGAGTTCGAGGAGAACGGCCCCGCCGGAACGGCTGCCACCTACCGTGAACGCTGCTCCACCATCGGTCGTGACGTTCGCGCCGAGCTGCCCGGGGGCGTCAGCCGCACCGGCACGGCCGACGGGGTGGACGACCACGGCCGTCTCCTGCTTCTGACACCGGACGGTGCCTGTTCACCTCTCTCAGCAGCAGACGTGGTGCACATCCGCAACCCGGAAACGGCATGA
- the trxA gene encoding thioredoxin, whose amino-acid sequence MATLTMTQQNHDETVKDGIVLIDFWASWCGPCRQFGPIFEKASDSNGDATFAKVDTEDQQELAAQYGVTSIPTLVVYRDGIPVFGQPGALPEAALTNILEQVRALDMDEVRTQYEAQLKEAGRN is encoded by the coding sequence GTGGCTACTTTGACGATGACCCAGCAGAACCACGACGAGACGGTCAAGGACGGGATCGTCCTGATCGACTTCTGGGCCTCCTGGTGCGGGCCGTGCCGGCAGTTCGGCCCGATCTTCGAGAAGGCCTCGGACAGCAACGGCGACGCCACGTTCGCCAAGGTCGACACCGAGGACCAGCAGGAACTCGCCGCGCAGTACGGCGTGACCTCGATCCCGACGCTGGTGGTCTACCGCGACGGCATCCCGGTGTTCGGCCAGCCCGGCGCCCTGCCGGAGGCGGCGCTCACCAACATCCTCGAGCAGGTCCGCGCGCTCGACATGGACGAGGTGCGCACCCAGTACGAGGCCCAGCTGAAGGAAGCCGGTCGCAACTGA